A single window of Streptomyces xanthii DNA harbors:
- a CDS encoding ABC transporter substrate-binding protein — translation MRTTARTSRRATTLAVVAALATGLLAGCATDADDGGSGGGSGGGAGGKGGTTVTIGTFGVFGYKQAGLYDEYMKLHPDITIKENVTTRTDVYWPKTLTRLQAGSGTDDIQAIEIGNITEAVQTQGDRFVDLGKEVDASQWLDWKNAQATTKDGKLIGLGTDIGPMAICYRKDLFEKAGLETDRTKLGAMWKGDWNKYVDVGKQYMKKAPDGTKFVDSASSVYNAALGGEKERYYDKDGNVIWDKSSGVKASWNAAMEVATSDMSAKLKQFDKPWDQGFANAKFATVACPAWMLGYIQEKSGKSAEGKWDVAAAPTAANWGGSFIGVPKASKHQKEAIALAKWLTAPEQQAKVFGKQASFPSTPSAYGSLEPQAATTKFFSDAPLTQTFSDSAKTIPVQVFGVKDQPINTAITDTGILQVEQKGKSPAQGWEAATKEVKDVLGQ, via the coding sequence ATGCGCACGACTGCCCGTACGTCCCGACGCGCGACGACCCTCGCGGTCGTCGCCGCCCTGGCCACAGGGCTGCTGGCCGGATGCGCGACCGACGCGGACGACGGCGGCTCCGGCGGGGGTTCGGGCGGAGGCGCCGGCGGCAAGGGCGGCACGACCGTCACCATCGGCACCTTCGGCGTCTTCGGCTACAAGCAGGCCGGTCTGTACGACGAGTACATGAAGCTGCACCCGGACATCACCATCAAGGAGAACGTCACCACCCGGACCGACGTCTACTGGCCCAAGACCCTGACCCGGCTCCAGGCCGGATCCGGCACCGACGACATCCAGGCGATCGAGATCGGCAACATCACCGAGGCCGTCCAGACGCAGGGCGACCGGTTCGTCGACCTCGGCAAGGAGGTCGACGCCTCCCAGTGGCTGGACTGGAAGAACGCGCAGGCCACCACCAAGGACGGCAAGCTCATCGGGCTCGGCACCGACATCGGCCCGATGGCGATCTGCTACCGCAAGGACCTCTTCGAGAAGGCCGGCCTGGAGACCGACCGCACGAAGCTCGGCGCCATGTGGAAGGGCGACTGGAACAAGTACGTCGACGTCGGCAAGCAGTACATGAAGAAGGCCCCCGACGGCACGAAGTTCGTCGACTCGGCGTCCTCCGTCTACAACGCGGCGCTGGGCGGCGAGAAGGAGCGCTACTACGACAAGGACGGCAACGTCATCTGGGACAAGTCCAGCGGCGTGAAGGCGTCCTGGAACGCGGCCATGGAGGTCGCCACGAGCGACATGTCGGCCAAGCTGAAGCAGTTCGACAAGCCGTGGGACCAGGGCTTCGCCAACGCCAAGTTCGCCACCGTCGCCTGCCCCGCCTGGATGCTCGGCTACATCCAGGAGAAGTCCGGCAAGAGCGCCGAGGGCAAGTGGGACGTGGCGGCCGCCCCGACCGCCGCCAACTGGGGCGGCTCCTTCATCGGCGTGCCGAAGGCGAGCAAGCACCAGAAGGAAGCCATCGCCCTGGCCAAGTGGCTGACCGCGCCCGAGCAGCAGGCCAAGGTCTTCGGCAAGCAGGCCAGCTTCCCGTCCACGCCGAGCGCCTACGGCTCCCTCGAACCGCAGGCCGCGACCACGAAGTTCTTCTCCGACGCCCCGCTGACCCAGACCTTCTCCGACTCGGCGAAGACCATCCCCGTCCAGGTCTTCGGCGTGAAGGACCAGCCGATCAACACGGCGATCACCGACACCGGCATCCTCCAGGTGGAACAGAAGGGCAAGTCGCCCGCGCAGGGCTGGGAGGCCGCCACCAAGGAGGTCAAGGATGTGCTCGGCCAGTGA
- a CDS encoding sensor histidine kinase, whose protein sequence is MRWALVRVCLAVTTMVVVAFAVPLGLVIKEMARDRAFSNAERTAAAMGTTLSITTDRDQLVRALATAQTGGGDRMSVYVPAGGGNPEIRLGRLRVDTDRLADIRQARTAGVPGGSVWLQPIAVSTGKIAVVEVYVPQGEVTNGVTTAWVVLAGVGIALIIGSVAVADRLGVRMVRPAQRLVGAAHDLGEGRLGARVPEDGPTELRLAAVAFNSMADQVVQLLANERELAADLSHRLRTPLTVLRLNAASLGDGPAAEQTRVAVEQLEREVDTIIRTARDAKPQTAAAGPGAGCDAAEVIRERMDFWSALAEDEGRKVRVAGVERPVRIPVARGELAAAMDALLGNVFRHTPEGTAFAVDVHSGEDAVIVLVSDAGPGIADPEAAMARGAGSGSDGSTGLGLDIVRRLAEATGGDVRIGASVLGGTEVRIWVQTGRPGAVPRRRGHRGRERKGLVSTFNRSRSLP, encoded by the coding sequence GTGAGGTGGGCGCTGGTCCGGGTGTGCCTGGCCGTGACCACCATGGTCGTCGTCGCGTTCGCCGTGCCGCTCGGGCTCGTCATCAAGGAGATGGCGCGCGACCGGGCGTTCTCGAACGCGGAGCGCACCGCCGCCGCGATGGGCACCACCCTCTCCATCACCACCGACCGCGACCAGCTGGTCCGTGCCCTCGCCACCGCGCAGACCGGCGGCGGGGACCGTATGTCGGTGTATGTCCCGGCGGGCGGCGGCAACCCGGAGATCCGGCTCGGCCGGCTGCGCGTGGACACGGACCGGCTCGCGGACATCCGGCAGGCCCGCACGGCCGGCGTGCCCGGCGGCTCGGTCTGGCTCCAGCCGATCGCCGTGAGCACCGGCAAGATCGCCGTCGTCGAGGTCTACGTGCCCCAGGGCGAGGTCACCAACGGCGTGACGACCGCCTGGGTCGTCCTCGCGGGCGTCGGCATCGCCCTGATCATCGGGTCCGTGGCCGTCGCCGACCGGCTCGGCGTACGCATGGTGCGGCCCGCGCAGCGACTCGTCGGCGCCGCCCACGACCTCGGCGAGGGCCGGCTCGGGGCGCGGGTGCCCGAGGACGGTCCGACCGAACTGCGACTCGCCGCCGTCGCGTTCAACTCCATGGCCGACCAGGTCGTCCAGCTCCTCGCCAACGAGCGCGAGCTGGCCGCCGACCTGTCCCACCGCCTGCGCACGCCGCTGACCGTGCTCCGGCTCAACGCGGCCTCGCTCGGCGACGGGCCCGCCGCCGAGCAGACCCGGGTCGCCGTCGAGCAGTTGGAGCGCGAGGTGGACACCATCATCCGTACGGCCCGCGACGCCAAGCCGCAGACCGCCGCGGCCGGGCCCGGCGCCGGCTGCGACGCCGCCGAGGTGATCCGCGAGCGCATGGACTTCTGGTCGGCGCTGGCCGAGGACGAGGGCCGCAAGGTGCGTGTCGCGGGCGTCGAGCGGCCCGTACGGATCCCCGTGGCGCGCGGCGAGCTGGCCGCGGCGATGGACGCGCTGCTCGGCAACGTCTTCCGGCACACCCCCGAGGGCACCGCGTTCGCCGTCGACGTGCACAGCGGGGAGGACGCCGTGATCGTGCTCGTGTCGGACGCGGGTCCCGGAATCGCCGACCCGGAGGCCGCGATGGCGCGCGGCGCGGGCTCGGGCAGCGACGGGTCGACCGGGCTCGGCCTGGACATCGTGCGCCGGCTCGCCGAGGCGACCGGCGGCGACGTACGTATCGGCGCGTCCGTGCTCGGCGGGACCGAGGTGCGTATCTGGGTGCAGACCGGACGGCCGGGTGCGGTGCCGCGCCGACGCGGACATCGAGGCCGGGAACGTAAAGGATTGGTCTCTACCTTTAACCGGTCCCGATCCCTCCCTTAA
- a CDS encoding glycoside hydrolase family 18 protein, with the protein MSSTHRRRISGRNKAIGGVVAAAVVGGGAFLFASSASAASVGAAFTKTSSWEGGYTGQYVITNSTDQAQADWTLEFDLPSGTRLGSLWNAESTVSGQHVTVKPAAWDKGGLAAGKSVTVGFVVSGDAAPKSCLINDATCSVDGGATPEPSGRPTGSATPSSPAPSASTSSPASPSASTSTPPSPSPSTSAPDSGSGSAASAGFAPYVDTSLYPKFDLVASSKATGVKEYNLAFITSGGSCVPKWGGVTDLGSDEVAAQIGSLRAAGGDVRVSFGGASGTELALACSSSGDLAAAYQKVIDQFKLTKVDFDIEGGALPDTAANTERAQAIATLQKKNPELNVSFTLPVMPEGLTSDGVNFLKNAKSNGVRTDLVNIMAMDYGASYSGDMGTYAEQAATATQAQIKTALGLSDAAAWKAVAVTPMIGVNDVNTEIFKVEDAGQLVSFAKSKGLGGLSMWSATRDKQCAGGAKNSADPTCSSIEQGANAFQKAFAAFN; encoded by the coding sequence ATGAGCAGCACGCACCGGCGCAGGATCAGCGGCAGGAACAAGGCGATAGGCGGCGTCGTCGCCGCGGCCGTCGTGGGCGGCGGCGCGTTCCTCTTCGCCTCCAGCGCGTCCGCGGCCTCCGTGGGCGCCGCCTTCACCAAGACCAGCAGCTGGGAAGGCGGTTACACCGGCCAGTACGTCATCACCAACAGCACGGACCAGGCCCAGGCCGACTGGACGCTGGAGTTCGACCTGCCCTCCGGCACCAGGCTCGGCTCGCTGTGGAACGCCGAGTCGACCGTCTCCGGACAGCACGTCACCGTGAAGCCCGCCGCCTGGGACAAGGGCGGGCTCGCCGCCGGCAAGTCCGTCACCGTCGGCTTCGTCGTGTCCGGCGACGCGGCCCCGAAGTCCTGCCTCATCAACGACGCCACGTGCTCCGTGGACGGCGGGGCCACGCCCGAGCCGTCCGGCCGCCCCACCGGCTCCGCGACGCCGAGCAGCCCGGCCCCGAGCGCCTCCACCTCCTCGCCCGCCTCGCCCTCCGCGTCCACGTCCACGCCGCCGAGCCCGTCCCCGTCCACCTCGGCGCCGGACTCCGGTTCCGGCTCGGCCGCGAGCGCCGGATTCGCGCCGTACGTGGACACCTCGCTGTACCCGAAGTTCGACCTGGTGGCCTCGTCCAAGGCGACCGGCGTCAAGGAGTACAACCTCGCATTCATCACCTCCGGCGGCTCCTGCGTCCCGAAGTGGGGCGGCGTGACCGACCTCGGCAGCGACGAGGTCGCCGCCCAGATCGGCTCCCTGCGCGCGGCGGGCGGTGACGTCCGCGTCTCCTTCGGCGGCGCCTCCGGCACCGAACTCGCCCTCGCCTGCTCCTCGTCCGGCGACCTGGCCGCCGCGTACCAGAAGGTCATCGACCAGTTCAAGCTCACCAAGGTCGACTTCGACATCGAGGGCGGCGCCCTGCCCGACACCGCGGCCAACACCGAGCGGGCCCAGGCCATCGCGACGCTCCAGAAGAAGAACCCGGAGCTGAACGTCTCCTTCACGCTGCCCGTCATGCCCGAGGGCCTCACCTCGGACGGCGTGAACTTCCTGAAGAACGCCAAGTCCAACGGCGTGCGCACCGACCTCGTCAACATCATGGCGATGGACTACGGGGCCTCGTACAGCGGCGACATGGGCACCTACGCCGAGCAGGCGGCGACCGCCACGCAGGCGCAGATCAAGACGGCGCTCGGACTGTCCGACGCGGCCGCCTGGAAGGCCGTCGCGGTCACCCCGATGATCGGCGTCAACGACGTGAACACCGAGATCTTCAAGGTCGAGGACGCCGGCCAGCTCGTCTCCTTCGCCAAGTCCAAGGGTCTGGGCGGCCTGTCGATGTGGTCGGCGACCCGCGACAAGCAGTGCGCGGGCGGCGCCAAGAACTCCGCGGACCCGACCTGCAGCTCGATCGAGCAGGGCGCGAACGCCTTCCAGAAGGCGTTCGCCGCCTTCAACTGA
- a CDS encoding response regulator transcription factor, with translation MASVLVVEDDQFVRSALIRHLTDAAHTVRSVGTALEALREVAHHRFDVVILDLGLPDLDGAEALKMLRGITDVPVIIATARDDESEIVRLLNDGADDYLTKPFSPEHLSARMAAVLRRARGSAHAEPPSRVIRVGGLSVDPLRRQAELDGARLDLTRREFDLLAFLAGRPGVVVPRKELLAEVWQQSYGDDQTIDVHLSWLRRKLGETAARPRYLHTLRGVGVKLEPPAADSAP, from the coding sequence ATGGCAAGTGTGCTCGTGGTCGAGGACGACCAGTTCGTGCGCTCGGCCCTCATCCGGCATCTGACCGACGCCGCCCACACGGTGCGCAGCGTCGGCACGGCCCTGGAGGCGCTGCGCGAGGTCGCCCATCACCGCTTCGACGTCGTGATCCTCGACCTCGGCCTGCCCGACCTGGACGGCGCCGAGGCGCTCAAGATGCTGCGCGGCATCACCGACGTACCGGTCATCATCGCCACGGCCCGCGACGACGAGTCCGAGATCGTCCGGCTGCTCAACGACGGGGCGGACGACTACCTCACCAAGCCGTTCTCGCCCGAGCACCTGTCCGCGCGGATGGCCGCCGTGCTGCGCCGGGCCCGCGGCAGCGCCCACGCCGAGCCGCCCTCGCGGGTCATCCGGGTGGGCGGCCTGTCCGTCGACCCGCTGCGCCGCCAGGCCGAGCTGGACGGCGCCCGCCTCGACCTGACCCGCCGCGAGTTCGACCTGCTCGCCTTCCTCGCGGGCCGGCCCGGCGTCGTCGTCCCCCGCAAGGAACTGCTCGCCGAGGTGTGGCAGCAGTCGTACGGCGACGACCAGACCATCGACGTCCATCTGTCGTGGCTGCGCCGCAAGCTGGGCGAGACGGCGGCCCGGCCGCGCTATCTGCACACGCTGCGCGGTGTCGGCGTGAAGCTCGAACCCCCGGCCGCGGACTCCGCCCCGTGA
- a CDS encoding carbohydrate ABC transporter permease encodes MTISDVTPPRAGAEKERAGAPGPAARAPRRRVMGAGKQLHAGPLTYTVLVLFALVSLAPLVWTAIAASRTNTRLAQTPPPFWFGGNLFKNLETAWDQAGLGTAMLNSIFVSSMITVGTVLFSTLAGFAFAKLRFRFSTTLLLLTIGTMMVPPQLAVVPLYLWMTDLGWANHLQTVILPTLVSAFGTFFMRQYLVQALPSELIEAARVDGASSLRVVWHVVFPAARPAMAVLGLLTFVMAWNDFLWPIIALNSENPTVQVALNQLGTGYIPDDSVIMAGALLGTLPLLLAFLLFGKQIVGGIMQGAIKG; translated from the coding sequence ATGACCATCAGTGACGTGACGCCCCCTCGGGCGGGGGCCGAGAAGGAGCGCGCCGGCGCTCCCGGCCCGGCCGCGCGGGCCCCGCGCCGACGGGTCATGGGCGCGGGCAAGCAACTCCACGCCGGCCCGCTCACCTACACCGTCCTCGTCCTCTTCGCCCTGGTCTCCCTCGCGCCGCTGGTGTGGACGGCCATCGCCGCCTCCCGCACCAACACCCGGCTCGCGCAGACCCCGCCGCCCTTCTGGTTCGGCGGGAACCTCTTCAAGAACCTGGAGACCGCCTGGGACCAGGCCGGTCTGGGCACGGCGATGCTCAACTCGATCTTCGTCTCCTCGATGATCACCGTCGGCACGGTGCTCTTCTCCACCCTCGCCGGCTTCGCCTTCGCCAAGCTCCGCTTCCGCTTCTCGACCACGCTCCTGCTGCTCACCATCGGCACGATGATGGTGCCGCCGCAGCTCGCCGTGGTGCCGCTGTACCTGTGGATGACGGACCTCGGCTGGGCCAACCACCTCCAGACCGTCATCCTCCCCACCCTCGTCAGCGCCTTCGGCACGTTCTTCATGCGGCAGTACCTCGTGCAGGCGCTGCCCAGCGAACTCATCGAAGCCGCGCGGGTCGACGGCGCGAGCAGTCTCCGGGTCGTCTGGCACGTCGTCTTTCCCGCGGCGCGGCCGGCCATGGCGGTGCTCGGGCTGCTCACGTTCGTCATGGCCTGGAACGACTTCCTCTGGCCGATCATCGCGCTCAACTCCGAGAACCCGACGGTGCAGGTCGCGCTGAACCAGTTGGGTACGGGCTACATCCCGGACGACTCCGTGATCATGGCCGGGGCGCTGCTCGGGACGCTGCCGCTGCTGCTGGCGTTCCTGCTGTTCGGCAAGCAGATCGTGGGCGGGATCATGCAGGGCGCGATCAAGGGGTGA
- a CDS encoding carbohydrate ABC transporter permease, which yields MNGSDQALARSASSADAAPGDQPGAARDAHGRGTAPRKNGGTSAWRRRLYRWDMKASPYAFIAPFFIVFGAFSLVPLLYTAWYSLHHVQLSALDQQTWAGLDNYRNLFSSEFFWNALKNTFTIGLLSTVPQLAAALWLAHMLNYRLRGSTVWRVVMLTPYATSAAAATLVFVLLFAPESGMVNWALDLVGLDPVNWRESGWGSQAAVSSIVVWRWTGYNALIYLAAMQAIPTDLYESAALDGAGRWQQFRHVTIPMLRPTILFTVVVSTIGATQLFAEPLLFGGVSGTKGGSEHQYQTLGLYMYDQGWMVGNLGKASAIAWSMFLILLVVAALNLLISRRLKRSSR from the coding sequence GTGAACGGCTCCGACCAGGCTCTCGCGCGGTCCGCGTCGAGCGCCGACGCCGCGCCCGGTGACCAGCCGGGCGCGGCGCGGGACGCTCACGGTCGCGGTACGGCACCCCGGAAGAACGGCGGCACCTCCGCGTGGCGCCGCCGGCTGTACCGCTGGGACATGAAAGCGTCGCCGTACGCGTTCATCGCCCCCTTCTTCATCGTCTTCGGCGCCTTCTCCCTGGTGCCGCTCCTCTACACCGCCTGGTACTCGCTGCACCACGTGCAGCTGTCCGCACTGGACCAGCAGACCTGGGCCGGCCTGGACAACTACCGGAACCTGTTCTCCTCGGAGTTCTTCTGGAACGCCCTGAAGAACACCTTCACCATCGGCCTCCTGTCGACCGTGCCGCAGCTGGCCGCCGCGCTCTGGCTCGCGCACATGCTCAACTACCGGCTGCGCGGCTCCACCGTCTGGCGCGTCGTCATGCTCACCCCGTACGCCACCTCGGCCGCGGCGGCGACGCTCGTCTTCGTGCTGCTCTTCGCACCGGAGAGCGGCATGGTCAACTGGGCGCTGGACCTCGTCGGCCTCGACCCCGTCAACTGGCGCGAGTCAGGCTGGGGTTCGCAGGCGGCGGTCTCCTCCATCGTCGTCTGGCGCTGGACCGGCTACAACGCGCTGATCTACCTCGCCGCGATGCAGGCCATCCCCACCGACCTGTACGAGTCGGCGGCGCTCGACGGCGCCGGACGCTGGCAGCAGTTCCGCCACGTCACCATCCCCATGCTGCGCCCGACCATCCTCTTCACGGTCGTCGTCTCCACGATCGGCGCCACCCAGCTCTTCGCCGAACCCCTGCTCTTCGGCGGGGTCAGCGGCACCAAGGGCGGCTCCGAGCACCAGTACCAGACGCTCGGCCTGTACATGTACGACCAGGGCTGGATGGTCGGGAACCTGGGCAAGGCCTCCGCCATCGCCTGGTCGATGTTCCTGATCCTCCTGGTCGTCGCCGCGCTCAACCTGCTGATCTCCCGACGCCTGAAGAGGTCCTCCCGATGA
- a CDS encoding LacI family DNA-binding transcriptional regulator has translation MVARGTHGRRPTLEEVAARAGVGRGTVSRVINGSPRVSDRTRAAVEEAVAELGYVPNTAARALAANRTDSIAVVVPEAESRFFSEPYFSGMVGGVGVALAETNLQLLLTFARGEREQDRLAAYLAAHRVDGVLLVSVHSDDPLADRLLQMDIPTVISGPRSADEPLPSVDTDNYAGARSAVDHLAGRGRRAVAIITGPLDVYGAQRRLAGYADQLGDSGLEYTEELVAYGDFTEEGGRRCMTELLERRPDLDAVFACSDLMASGARQVLREAGRRIPDDVALVGFDDSVIARHMEPGLTSVRQPTRDMGRAMTELLLDEIALAAEGLRSSTRRRAERHLVLPTELVVRASS, from the coding sequence ATGGTGGCTCGCGGCACTCACGGCAGGCGTCCGACCCTCGAGGAGGTCGCGGCCCGGGCCGGCGTCGGCCGGGGCACGGTCTCCCGCGTCATCAACGGCTCGCCGCGGGTCAGCGACCGCACCCGCGCCGCGGTGGAGGAGGCCGTCGCCGAACTCGGCTACGTGCCGAACACGGCGGCCCGCGCCCTCGCCGCCAACCGCACCGACTCCATCGCCGTCGTCGTCCCCGAGGCCGAGTCCCGCTTCTTCTCCGAGCCGTACTTCTCCGGCATGGTCGGCGGCGTCGGCGTGGCCCTCGCCGAGACGAACCTCCAGCTCCTGCTGACCTTCGCCCGCGGCGAGCGCGAACAGGACCGGCTCGCCGCCTATCTGGCCGCCCACCGCGTCGACGGCGTCCTCCTCGTCTCGGTCCACTCGGACGACCCGCTCGCCGACCGGCTGCTCCAGATGGACATCCCCACCGTGATCAGCGGCCCCCGCTCGGCGGACGAGCCGCTGCCCTCCGTCGACACCGACAACTACGCGGGCGCCCGCTCCGCCGTCGACCACCTCGCCGGACGCGGCCGCCGCGCCGTCGCGATCATCACCGGACCGCTCGACGTCTACGGCGCCCAGCGGCGTCTGGCCGGCTACGCGGACCAGCTGGGCGACTCCGGCCTCGAGTACACGGAGGAGCTGGTCGCGTACGGGGACTTCACGGAGGAGGGCGGCCGCCGCTGCATGACCGAGCTGCTCGAACGCCGCCCCGACCTGGACGCCGTCTTCGCCTGCTCCGACCTCATGGCCTCCGGCGCCCGCCAGGTGCTGCGCGAGGCCGGCCGCCGGATCCCCGACGACGTCGCCCTCGTCGGCTTCGACGACTCGGTGATCGCCCGCCACATGGAGCCCGGCCTCACCAGCGTGCGCCAGCCCACCCGCGACATGGGCCGCGCGATGACCGAGCTGCTCCTCGACGAGATCGCGCTGGCCGCCGAGGGGCTGCGCTCCTCGACCCGGCGGCGGGCCGAGCGGCACCTGGTGCTCCCGACGGAACTGGTCGTCCGGGCGTCCTCCTGA
- a CDS encoding spermidine synthase, with translation MARSRGKQQGSRSGGGGGRGARESVVESVDGGLAELIPDRDRPAGWTLLLDGAPQSHVDLDDPAHLSFEYQRRIGHVIDLAADPGRPVQAVHLGGGAFTLARYVAATRPRSTQQVVERDGPLVQLVRTALPLDPGARIRVRTADAREALAKLPDDWADVLVADVFSGARTPAHLTSTEFLTEVRRVLRPSGTFVANLADGPPLAHLRGQIATAAAVFPELALVADPTVLRGKRFGNAVLVASALPLPVAELTRRAAGDPHPGRVEHGRSLLDFAGGAPAVTDTSAKASPAPPASVFR, from the coding sequence ATGGCCAGGTCGCGTGGGAAGCAGCAGGGGAGCAGGAGTGGTGGCGGGGGAGGGCGAGGGGCCCGGGAGTCCGTGGTGGAGAGTGTCGACGGGGGGCTCGCCGAGCTGATACCCGACCGGGACCGGCCCGCCGGCTGGACCCTGCTCCTGGACGGCGCCCCGCAGTCGCACGTCGACCTGGACGACCCCGCCCACCTCTCCTTCGAGTACCAGCGCCGCATCGGCCACGTCATCGACCTGGCCGCCGACCCGGGCCGCCCGGTCCAGGCCGTGCACCTGGGCGGCGGCGCCTTCACCCTGGCCCGTTACGTCGCCGCGACCCGGCCCCGCTCCACGCAGCAGGTCGTGGAGCGCGACGGTCCCCTCGTCCAACTGGTGCGTACGGCCCTGCCGTTGGATCCCGGCGCCCGGATTCGCGTACGGACCGCCGACGCCCGTGAGGCCCTCGCCAAGCTGCCCGACGACTGGGCCGACGTACTGGTCGCGGACGTGTTCAGCGGGGCCCGCACCCCCGCCCACCTCACCAGTACGGAGTTCCTGACCGAGGTGCGGCGCGTGCTGCGGCCCTCCGGTACCTTCGTCGCCAACCTCGCCGACGGCCCGCCGCTGGCCCATCTGCGCGGGCAGATCGCCACCGCCGCGGCCGTCTTCCCCGAACTGGCCCTGGTCGCCGACCCGACGGTGCTCCGGGGCAAGCGCTTCGGGAACGCGGTGCTGGTCGCGTCCGCGCTGCCGCTGCCGGTCGCCGAGCTGACCCGGCGGGCGGCGGGCGACCCGCACCCGGGGCGGGTCGAGCACGGGCGGAGTCTGCTCGACTTCGCGGGCGGCGCGCCGGCGGTGACGGACACCTCGGCCAAGGCGTCGCCGGCCCCGCCCGCCTCCGTGTTCCGGTAG
- a CDS encoding GH1 family beta-glucosidase: MTTTDHNTRTTTTPAPHTRFPESFLWGSATAAYQIEGAVREDGRTPSIWDTFSHTPGKVLGGDTGDVAVDHYHRWRDDVRLMADLGLTAYRFSVAWPRVQPTGRGPAVQRGLDFYRALVDELLAHGITPMATLYHWDLPQELENAGGWPERDTAYRFAEYAGLVGEALGDRVERWVTLNEPWCSAFLGYGSGVHAPGRTDPAAALRAAHHLNLGHGLATSALRSVLPARAGIGISLNPSVVRSLTDSPADLDARRRIDALANRVFTGPLLEGAYPQDLITDTARVTDWSFVQDADLASIHHPLDFIGINYYTPAVVSGPRGDQDGDNARLDGHGASDHSPWPGSDDVVFHRAPGELTAMNWSVDPTGLTDLLLEYTAQAPGVPLYVTENGAAYEDTVDADGHVHDPDRIRYLHAHLSAVHEAVRRGADVRGYFLWSLLDNFEWAYGYSKRFGAVYVDYATQDRIPKSSAGWYSRVARAGVLPALDD; the protein is encoded by the coding sequence ATGACGACCACTGATCACAACACCCGGACCACCACCACTCCCGCCCCCCACACCCGTTTTCCCGAATCGTTCCTCTGGGGGTCCGCCACCGCCGCGTATCAGATCGAGGGGGCCGTCCGGGAGGACGGGCGGACACCCTCGATCTGGGACACGTTCAGCCACACGCCGGGGAAGGTGCTGGGCGGGGACACGGGGGACGTCGCCGTGGACCACTACCACCGGTGGCGGGACGACGTACGGCTCATGGCCGACCTCGGCCTGACCGCATACCGCTTCTCGGTGGCGTGGCCGCGCGTGCAGCCCACCGGGCGCGGGCCCGCCGTGCAGCGCGGGCTCGACTTCTACCGTGCCCTCGTGGACGAGCTCCTCGCCCACGGGATCACCCCCATGGCGACCCTGTACCACTGGGACCTGCCCCAGGAGCTGGAGAACGCCGGCGGCTGGCCCGAGCGCGACACCGCGTACCGGTTCGCGGAGTACGCCGGGCTGGTCGGCGAGGCGCTCGGGGACCGCGTCGAGCGCTGGGTGACGCTCAACGAGCCCTGGTGCAGCGCGTTCCTGGGCTACGGCTCGGGTGTGCACGCCCCGGGCCGCACCGATCCCGCCGCCGCGCTGCGCGCCGCCCACCACCTCAACCTCGGGCACGGGCTCGCCACCTCGGCACTGCGCTCGGTCCTGCCGGCCCGCGCGGGCATCGGGATCAGCCTCAACCCGAGCGTGGTCCGGTCCCTCACCGACTCCCCCGCCGACCTCGACGCCCGGCGCCGGATCGACGCGCTCGCGAATCGCGTCTTCACCGGGCCGCTGCTCGAGGGCGCCTACCCGCAGGACCTGATCACCGACACCGCGCGCGTGACGGACTGGTCCTTCGTGCAGGACGCGGATCTCGCCTCCATCCACCACCCCCTCGACTTCATCGGCATCAACTACTACACACCCGCCGTCGTCTCCGGCCCCCGCGGTGACCAGGACGGCGACAACGCCAGGCTCGACGGTCACGGCGCCAGTGACCACTCCCCCTGGCCGGGCTCCGACGACGTCGTCTTCCATCGGGCGCCCGGTGAACTGACCGCGATGAACTGGTCGGTGGATCCGACCGGCCTCACGGACCTTCTCCTTGAGTACACCGCTCAGGCCCCCGGGGTTCCGCTCTACGTGACAGAGAACGGAGCGGCCTACGAGGACACCGTCGACGCCGACGGCCACGTCCACGACCCCGACCGCATCCGCTACCTCCACGCCCACCTCTCCGCCGTCCACGAGGCCGTCCGCCGGGGGGCCGACGTCCGCGGCTACTTCCTCTGGTCGCTGCTCGACAACTTCGAGTGGGCGTACGGGTACAGCAAGCGCTTCGGCGCGGTCTACGTCGACTACGCGACGCAGGACCGCATCCCCAAGTCCAGCGCCGGCTGGTACTCCCGGGTCGCCCGCGCCGGTGTCCTGCCCGCGCTCGACGACTGA